In the genome of Capra hircus breed San Clemente chromosome 5, ASM170441v1, whole genome shotgun sequence, one region contains:
- the GLYCAM1 gene encoding glycosylation-dependent cell adhesion molecule 1 precursor (The RefSeq protein has 1 substitution compared to this genomic sequence), which translates to MKFLCILLLASLAATSLAILNEPEDETHLEAQPTDASAQFIISNLQISTEDLSKEPSISREDLISKEPNVIRSPRQPQNQNPKLPLSILKEKQLRNATLGSEETTEHAPSDASTTEGKLMELGHKIMKNLENTVKEIIKYLKSLFPPASEVVKP; encoded by the exons ATGAAATTCCTCTGCATCTTGCTTCTGGCCAGCTTGGCCGCCACCTCTCTCGCCATCCTTAACG agccAGAAGATGAAACCCACCTGGAAGCTCAGCCCACTGATGCCT CTGCTCAGTTCATCATCAGCAACCTCCAGATCTCCACTGAGGACCTTTCTAAGGAGCCTTCCATCTCCAGAGAAGATTTGATTTCCAAAGAGCCAAATGTGATCAGATCTCCCAGGCAACCACAGAATCAGAATCCCAAGCTGCCTCTGTCCATACTCAAGGAAAAACAACTCAGAAATGCTACCCTTGGATCAGAAGAGACTACAGAGCACGCTCCCAGTGATG CATCCGCCACAGAAGGAAAACTGATGGAGCTCGGTCATAAAATCATGAAGAATCTGGAAAACACagtgaaagaaatcataaaatatctGAAAAGCCTATTCCCTCCTGCCTCTGAAGTCGTGAAGCCGTAG